In a single window of the Myxococcaceae bacterium JPH2 genome:
- a CDS encoding mechanosensitive ion channel family protein: MESLITQLKTLALTDALPFFLKLAAVIVLWFMGRTAIGGFQKVLHLALQKRKFDATLIRYVESLFSGFLTILLLLSLLGVMGVETTSFAALLAAAGIAIGSAWSGLLSNFAAGVFLLVLRPFRVGEEISGGGISGAVQEIGLFVTTIDTPDNVRIFVGNSRLLGDNIVNFHSHPHRRVVVKVPLVHGTNVRAMQEAFASVAAGIPDVLTTPGVGVGIAEFTAAGPVLAVTAWCAPTRGDAVQGALTQALSDALLAAAYVVPAPPPMAVLTKAG; this comes from the coding sequence GTGGAATCACTCATCACTCAATTGAAGACCCTGGCACTGACGGACGCGCTGCCCTTCTTCCTGAAGCTGGCCGCCGTCATCGTGCTGTGGTTCATGGGGCGCACCGCCATCGGCGGTTTCCAGAAGGTGCTCCATCTCGCGCTGCAGAAGCGCAAGTTCGACGCCACGCTCATCCGCTACGTCGAGTCCCTCTTCAGCGGCTTCCTCACCATCCTCCTGCTGCTGTCGCTGCTGGGAGTGATGGGGGTCGAGACCACGTCCTTCGCCGCCCTGCTGGCCGCGGCCGGCATCGCGATCGGCTCGGCCTGGTCCGGCCTGCTCTCCAACTTCGCGGCGGGCGTGTTCCTGCTGGTGCTGCGGCCCTTCCGAGTGGGCGAGGAGATCAGCGGCGGCGGCATCAGCGGCGCGGTGCAGGAGATTGGTCTCTTCGTCACCACGATTGATACGCCCGACAACGTGCGCATCTTCGTCGGCAACAGCCGGCTGCTGGGCGACAACATCGTCAACTTCCACTCGCACCCGCACCGGCGCGTCGTCGTGAAGGTCCCGCTCGTGCACGGCACGAACGTGCGCGCGATGCAGGAGGCGTTCGCCAGCGTCGCGGCGGGCATCCCCGACGTGCTGACGACCCCGGGCGTGGGCGTGGGCATCGCGGAGTTCACCGCGGCGGGCCCTGTCCTCGCGGTGACTGCCTGGTGCGCCCCCACGCGCGGAGACGCGGTGCAAGGCGCCCTCACCCAGGCCCTGTCGGACGCCCTCCTCGCCGCGGCCTACGTCGTCCCCGCGCCGCCCCCCATGGCGGTGCTCACCAAGGCTGGCTGA
- a CDS encoding cyclase family protein, which translates to MTLLRTVLATGLLLGALPVSAEDTPSLSTAQDIQAWKAKHTNWRRWGAEDQLGAANLITRDKRKQAARLVRDGVSVSVAHTVETQKAADVPSPLEHAMLTSGEPDSSTYSSDRLSIGYHGWSHTHIDALCHIFAEGQMYNGYAQGRVNAQGCSVLSINNLRDGLLTRGVLIDMPAFLGVPYLEPGTPITAKDLDAWEKKTQVRVTPGDAVIVRTGRWARRAAVGPWEVSQHSPGLHASTAEWFRQRGVAVVATDVGADVMPSGVDGVVMPVHLLLIHTLGVYIIDNADPEALSRAAAERRRYDFLFTLSPLAVDGGTGSPANPIATF; encoded by the coding sequence ATGACCTTGCTTCGAACCGTGCTCGCGACCGGCCTGCTGCTCGGCGCCCTCCCCGTGAGCGCCGAGGACACTCCCTCGCTCTCCACCGCGCAGGACATCCAGGCGTGGAAGGCGAAACACACGAACTGGCGACGCTGGGGCGCGGAGGACCAGCTCGGCGCCGCCAACCTCATCACCCGTGACAAGCGCAAGCAGGCCGCGCGGCTCGTGCGAGACGGCGTCTCCGTCTCCGTCGCGCACACCGTGGAGACGCAGAAGGCCGCGGACGTGCCCTCGCCGCTGGAGCACGCCATGCTCACCTCCGGCGAGCCCGACAGCTCCACGTACAGCTCGGACCGATTGAGCATCGGCTACCACGGCTGGTCGCACACGCACATCGACGCGCTCTGCCACATCTTCGCGGAGGGCCAGATGTACAACGGCTACGCCCAAGGGCGCGTGAACGCCCAGGGCTGCTCGGTGCTTTCCATCAACAATCTGCGCGACGGCCTCCTCACGCGCGGCGTGCTCATCGACATGCCGGCCTTCCTGGGCGTGCCCTACCTGGAGCCGGGCACCCCCATCACGGCCAAGGACCTGGACGCCTGGGAGAAGAAGACCCAGGTGCGGGTGACGCCGGGGGACGCCGTCATCGTCCGCACCGGCCGCTGGGCCCGCCGCGCCGCCGTGGGGCCGTGGGAGGTGTCCCAGCACTCGCCGGGCCTGCACGCCTCCACCGCGGAGTGGTTCCGGCAGCGAGGCGTCGCCGTGGTCGCCACCGACGTCGGTGCGGACGTGATGCCCTCGGGCGTGGACGGCGTCGTGATGCCCGTCCACCTGCTGCTCATCCACACGCTCGGCGTCTACATCATCGACAACGCCGACCCCGAGGCCCTGAGCCGCGCCGCCGCCGAGCGCCGCCGCTACGACTTCCTCTTCACCCTCTCGCCGCTCGCCGTGGACGGGGGCACCGGCTCACCCGCCAATCCCATCGCCACCTTCTGA